The sequence TGCTTTAGACAATAAGGCTAAAATGCATTCTTATGTTTATtatgtgttatttaatttttgttctcGGTCTATATTGGAAACTTGTTTGAATTGGTTGATTTAGTTGTTTAACTGTTTTGTGTTATGTAATTgggctataattattattattttttcagcatGATCTGAAGTATGATGTTGGAGGTGGGGAGAAATTCGACTCCCTCACAGATCTGGTGGAGCATTACAAGAAAAACCCTATGGTGGAAACACTGGGGACAGTCCTGCAGCTCAAACAGGTGTGCGATTGACCATTTAAGTAAAGAtgcatttagaaatgtatttgtgaATCACAAAATTGTATGCTCAAATGAATACACTTACGCGCAATAGATttgggtcagtttttttttttttttttttaagaaattaatacttttttattcagaaatgatgctttaaaattcagcgttgcatcacaagaatacattttttttaaatacatattcaaatagaaattagttatttgaattgataataatatttcacaatattactgtttttattgtatttttgataaaaaaaatgcagtcttggtgaacagGAGACTCTTCTTTCACTACACATTTTTGAACACTTACTTGAGAATTGAACAAGATTCTTCCTGACATGAGTTTTTCAGATGCAGTGTTATGTTTCTTGCAGCCTCTGAACACAACCCGCATCAATGCAGCAGAGATCGAAATTCGGGTTCGAGAGCTCAGCAAGCTGGCAGAGACCACAGATAAGGTCAAGCAGGGATTCTGGGAGGAGTTTGAGGTGAGAACCAATCAGCACCCAGTTTAGTGCCAGATTCAGCAGTGATCTGATTAACTGATCAATCAATGTATTCAGAAAAGGGTGGAGTTCTGACGATCATTTTTAATACTGTGTCCACAGACGCTTCAGCAGCAGGAGTGTAAACTGCTGTACAGTCGCAAAGATGGCCAGCGgccagaaaacaaaaacaagaacagatATAAAAACATTCTTCCCTGTGAGtgaacaccatcatcatcatcatcatcatgcagGACTCTGAGTCACATGTACCACATGAGCCATCAATATCAGTAATACTGTTTTCTCTgtgtctcctcctcttcctcagtcgACCACACGCGAGTCGTGCTGACCGACGGTGACACGAACGAACCGGGCTTGGACTACATCAATGCCAACATCATCATGGTAATAAAGGTGCCTTCAAGTCCTATCAGAGCGATTGAAAGTTTGTGTAGTAACTTTTTCTCTGTTTGTTCCCCAGCCTGAAATCGAGACTAAGAGCAACAACTCCAAGCTGAAGAGGAGCTACATCGCCACACAGGGCTGCCTGCAAAACACCATCAGTGACTTCTGGAGGATGGTGTTTCAGGAGAACTCCCGAGTCATCGTTATGACCACGAAAGAAGTGGAACGGGGAAAGGTGAGGTGTTTCCCAAAATCTGGACCAGTTACAGACATTTTCCTTCTGGTTCATGCACTGATTTTTGTGTTGCTGAAAGAAATATCTAATCATGCAGACTTTGACCCAATTTAAACACATCTCGAATGGTACTAAAATGAATATTTCTGAACTTAAAATGAGTTGCCAAAAGTAGAGCCGGAAAATTTGGACAAAAATCTATTGCTAATTTATTTAGTAGTTCTTTATATATGATTCAAATTgagattttaaaacaataaaacatgacttaaataaatttttttataaaacattattttggctagtttattaatttaattatgtagTTTATTTAGTTCTTAATGAACTAAAAtacctaaactaaaataaaaatgcataaaactaggcattaaaaaagattaatactAATGACAATATGCACAACAAATAACTAAAGCTATAATATCTGTGATGGTTTGTAGGGATGCAAAATTTGCCTTATATttgaatatgatttaaatatcaatacaataatggtaataaataataacaataacaacaacaactaaagaGTTTATacaaaatggcaaaatttcactgtaaaataaaaaagtctagTTATAGAAATACTTTTCAttttacagaaaaacattaaaattactaTACTAATATTTATAGCTGTCTTAACTTTCAAACCTTGTTATTTATTAAAGACTTTAAAGTTCATTTGCTGACGACTAGTGTTTCAGAGGGGTGGAAAAATTCCAGTAAATTTCTAAAACTTTCTGAAAGTTTCAAAACATTCTGGAAATTTACTAGAAATCTTCCACTGAAATTTAGAGAGCTGGTTGGCACATATTTTTCATTCTGAAATATCTAGCGCATGTATTTGTTGAAATAAATCACAGCCTTAGTTGATTTGATAGTTGCACGAAGCCATATCCAGGATTGTATTAATAGTTCATTGCTTGCTGAAATATTCTGAGATGAATAGTGTTTTTCTTCACAGAGTAAGTGTGTGAAGTATTGGCCTGACGTGTCTGCGCTGAAGGAGTATGGAGCCATGCGTGTGCGGAACGTGAAGGAAACAGTGGCGCACGATTACACCCTGCGAGAGCTGAAGCTGTCGAAAGTTGGACAGGTAAAGTCAACTGAAATGCTAACATCAACACAGAATGCAGGAGTCTTTCTCTAACACCTGGGCTCTGTCTGATCTTTTAGGGTAATACTGAGCGTACAGTGTGGCAGTATCATTTCCGCGCCTGGCCTGACCACGGTGTGCCCGGAGACCCTGGAGGCGTGCTGGACTTCCTGGAAGAGGTCAAAATGAAGCAGGAGAGCATAACCGGGGCTGGAGCCATCGTGGTGCACTGCAGGTTATGAGAACACAATCTAAAACTAAGGGTTCTGTGGGTCTTCAAATGGCTTAATGCACCCTTGCACAAATTAAGgccatgaataaatacataaagtcttaaattcacggttgcatgcactgcaaaaaaatgaaaactctccaatgtatttttgtattttttacaataacaatatctaaacatccttaaattaaACTACATTTGCTTAAGTTTTGATGTCTAGTATTCTGAGAAACTGAAGAAAATGAAGCATGTTTatggttaaaacaaaacaaaaaaagtctatGAAGAATTAATGTTTTCCCTTTGAATCAAGTTGATTTTTCCGAGCCCACTGGTGGATATTTGCTCTAGTTTTAACCATAAACTCAATGCATTTTGATCGGTTTCACTTGTCTCAAGACTTGGATGCtgtattttcaaactttgaaTTGTTTCTAATTCAGCTCATTGTGTGCTTCCTATACACTGGCATTAAGAAAACATATTCCCTTCAATGTGTTCCTTCAGTTTCTTTAATTAGGTCttaaatttaactttaaactCTGCACAAACCAAGACTTGCATGGGCTGatgtttaagatttaaaaaaatgaaaaccgtTGTGGCATTTAATTCTTTTAGTTAGACATTAAGTTCGACTTTTAGTTTGAAACATTAGTACAAGTACTTTCATCATCaggcgagtgtgtgtgtttgttctaaACTTGTGTTTCTGATTCTCCTGCAGTGCTGGGATTGGACGGACAGGAACTTTTATCGTGATTGATATTTTAATAGACATCATCAGAGAAAAGGGTAAAGTTTCTTATATGTTGATGCCACAGTAGCATCTTTATGTATAGTTCGATCTGACCTGCAGTCTGTTGTGCAGGAGTGGACTGTGATATCGACGTGCCCAAGACTATCCAGATGGTGCGATCTCAGCGTTCAGGAATGGTGCAGACAGAGGCCCAGTATCGCTTCATCTACATGGCTGTGCAGCATTATATTGAGACCCTACAGCGCCGCATAGAGGAGGAGCAGGTGTGCGACGCTTATATTCACAGAGGAGAGACATTTCACTCTATTGATATTATAGAGCTGCTGCAAACTGGgctttttttcatttgattttagatTAATAAGCCTGTGAAATGACGATAGTTATTctttttataatgattattacTGTTACCAAAACGTTTTTACAAAGTAAAACGAATCGAGATATAACGTTTGTAATATTACTATTACACAttaatattacactgtaaaaaaaaaagtatttaagaaaaaaatcttatgtGCATAAAATacgaaataatatttatttttacaaaacaaaaatgtaaatgtagtataaaatgataatttaaatgttattttacagaatagcaaaaatattataatattttggctg comes from Carassius auratus strain Wakin unplaced genomic scaffold, ASM336829v1 scaf_tig00020199, whole genome shotgun sequence and encodes:
- the LOC113076374 gene encoding tyrosine-protein phosphatase non-receptor type 11-like, producing the protein MTSRRWFHPNITGVEAENLLLTRGVDGSFLARPSKSNPGDFTLSVRRNGAVTHIKIQNTGDYYDLYGGEKFATLAELVQYYMEHHGQLKEKNGDVIELKYPLNCADPTSERWFHGHLSGREAEKLLTEKGKNGSFLVRESQSHPGDFVLSVRTGDDKTDTSDGKPKVTHVMIRCQHDLKYDVGGGEKFDSLTDLVEHYKKNPMVETLGTVLQLKQPLNTTRINAAEIEIRVRELSKLAETTDKVKQGFWEEFETLQQQECKLLYSRKDGQRPENKNKNRYKNILPFDHTRVVLTDGDTNEPGLDYINANIIMPEIETKSNNSKLKRSYIATQGCLQNTISDFWRMVFQENSRVIVMTTKEVERGKSKCVKYWPDVSALKEYGAMRVRNVKETVAHDYTLRELKLSKVGQGNTERTVWQYHFRAWPDHGVPGDPGGVLDFLEEVKMKQESITGAGAIVVHCSAGIGRTGTFIVIDILIDIIREKGVDCDIDVPKTIQMVRSQRSGMVQTEAQYRFIYMAVQHYIETLQRRIEEEQKSKIKGREYTNIKYSLSDLTGGDQSPLPPCTPTPTCADMRDDSSRVYENVGLMQQQKSHR